One Clostridia bacterium DNA window includes the following coding sequences:
- a CDS encoding acyl carrier protein codes for MIQKDIDNRFNSIIKGLIKVQDENSLPYQTFQDLNINSIAFVQLVVMCEQEFDIVFENDMLLMEKYPTMEVFINYIKAKSS; via the coding sequence ATGATCCAAAAAGACATTGATAACCGGTTTAATTCAATAATAAAAGGTCTGATAAAGGTACAAGACGAAAATTCTCTACCATACCAAACCTTTCAAGATCTAAACATTAATTCAATTGCTTTTGTTCAACTAGTCGTTATGTGTGAACAAGAATTCGATATTGTATTTGAAAACGATATGCTGTTAATGGAAAAATATCCAACGATGGAAGTATTTATAAACTATATTAAGGCAAAAAGCAGTTAA
- a CDS encoding cation:proton antiporter encodes MLTNDELTKFLLQLTVMLIAAIIFGKIIKRMGQPTIVGELLAGIVLGPTVLKHISPVLFGNMFPNNIIVSSELNCFIQFGMILFMFVSGLKINTKFILNRKKTVLFTSVLGMVIPLLLGVLTVLLIPNALNAPAENNNWIYALFVGIALSISALPVIIKTLTDLNISQLEIGTIIIGSATIDDIVGWTMFACLINISVLNGSILSICVSILEIFLFILVLFTAGVRISRAVFSFIGSYTENTTVNTAITIAMLTLISAIAERIGIHPFFAAFLLGITLKKDFEAKKFLFDTKNVINTIATSFFAPLYFVSVGMRVNLINDFNLLLVLIVLLIAFTGKIVGSTAGALIGGARWKDALVIGVSMNSRGAIEIIVASTAVEVNMIGQQMYVSLIIMAVITSLLSGPIIKAILFRRKSARYSCYM; translated from the coding sequence ATGTTGACAAATGATGAATTAACAAAGTTTTTGCTGCAGCTAACAGTTATGTTAATTGCGGCGATCATATTTGGTAAAATAATAAAGAGAATGGGGCAGCCTACCATCGTTGGCGAGCTGCTGGCAGGTATAGTGCTGGGGCCTACGGTTTTAAAACATATCTCTCCTGTACTTTTTGGCAATATGTTTCCAAATAATATTATAGTTTCATCAGAATTAAACTGTTTTATACAATTTGGTATGATTTTGTTTATGTTCGTTTCAGGACTAAAAATTAACACAAAATTCATACTAAACAGAAAAAAAACTGTACTCTTTACAAGTGTGTTAGGGATGGTAATACCGTTATTATTGGGTGTATTAACAGTATTGCTTATACCGAACGCATTGAATGCTCCCGCTGAAAATAATAATTGGATATATGCATTGTTTGTAGGAATTGCATTATCTATTTCTGCATTACCGGTAATAATAAAGACGTTAACCGATTTAAATATCTCACAGTTGGAAATCGGTACTATAATAATTGGATCTGCGACGATTGACGATATTGTCGGGTGGACTATGTTTGCCTGCCTTATAAATATTTCTGTACTTAATGGGTCTATATTATCCATATGTGTATCTATATTAGAAATATTCCTGTTTATACTGGTATTATTTACAGCAGGAGTACGAATCAGCAGAGCTGTTTTTTCATTCATAGGCAGCTATACCGAAAATACTACTGTTAATACTGCTATAACTATTGCCATGCTTACGCTGATATCGGCAATTGCTGAAAGGATAGGAATACACCCGTTCTTTGCTGCTTTTTTGCTGGGGATTACACTAAAAAAAGATTTTGAAGCTAAAAAATTTTTATTTGACACTAAAAATGTAATCAACACAATTGCTACAAGCTTTTTTGCTCCTTTATACTTTGTATCTGTAGGTATGAGAGTAAATCTGATTAATGACTTTAATTTATTATTGGTATTAATAGTGCTTTTAATCGCTTTTACGGGGAAAATCGTAGGTTCAACTGCCGGTGCGCTAATTGGAGGTGCCAGATGGAAAGATGCTTTAGTCATAGGTGTTAGCATGAATTCCAGAGGTGCAATTGAGATAATCGTAGCTTCAACGGCAGTCGAGGTAAACATGATTGGCCAGCAAATGTACGTATCTTTGATTATAATGGCTGTTATTACCTCATTGCTTAGTGGTCCTATAATAAAAGCAATATTATTCAGAAGGAAAAGTGCAAGGTATAGCTGCTATATGTAA
- a CDS encoding 4'-phosphopantetheinyl transferase superfamily protein: MVEIQIVKLSNDIPFSFSLLSHVQFDKRLRIMGCRSSEEKKRSLVGELLIRKAVKDKLNIPFHKIRISHNQYGKPYIDNVNYFKFNISHSGCYVVIATSTHKVGVDIEKIQPVDLGVASRFYTEKEYKYIQSLPCDDKKVSEFFRLWTLKESYIKAIGKGMKIPLNSFEFDLESGKSFIKENRNKKYLFYTRSLDDYFLSVCFMEKDINYDFKALTEEELYGNFS, from the coding sequence ATGGTAGAGATCCAGATTGTAAAACTATCAAATGATATACCTTTTTCGTTCAGCTTGCTAAGTCATGTGCAATTTGACAAAAGACTCCGGATTATGGGCTGTAGGAGTTCTGAGGAAAAGAAGAGAAGTTTGGTCGGGGAACTCCTTATTCGGAAAGCTGTAAAAGACAAACTCAACATACCTTTTCACAAAATAAGAATAAGTCATAACCAATATGGTAAGCCATATATAGATAATGTAAACTATTTTAAGTTTAATATATCGCATTCAGGCTGTTATGTGGTGATCGCTACGAGTACACATAAAGTAGGAGTGGATATTGAAAAAATCCAACCGGTTGATCTGGGAGTAGCAAGCCGGTTTTACACGGAAAAAGAGTATAAATACATACAAAGTTTACCATGTGATGATAAAAAGGTATCTGAATTTTTCAGACTGTGGACATTAAAAGAAAGCTATATCAAAGCAATCGGTAAGGGAATGAAAATCCCGCTGAATTCTTTTGAATTCGACCTGGAAAGTGGCAAAAGTTTTATAAAAGAGAACAGGAATAAAAAATACCTCTTTTATACTAGAAGTTTGGATGATTACTTTTTATCGGTATGCTTTATGGAAAAAGATATTAATTATGATTTCAAAGCTTTGACAGAAGAAGAACTATATGGGAATTTCAGCTAA
- a CDS encoding 4Fe-4S binding protein, whose protein sequence is MINLLKQTAEKNGDNLQVVPIRCLQDLKDEITSFKENNELNDFQKWIVTGLYTLAVPEMDFEAKSIIIIAVPHPAYAKVEFTRHGKQYQLICPVVSDLDATKEYISDLIVSKGYHVQVAPTLPLKRLAAKTGLGVYGKNNICYTDKMGSFFSFIAFFSDIECHTYDWNDIKPNEMCSDCNICYNECPTGAIRPDRFLIDNQKCLSLFNEGPGDLPEWIPLSAHHCIYDCLKCQLSCPMNKEASLNVVDSIKFSEEETAMILTCDSYENLPLTIKQKAKILGINQWFAAIPRNLNLLFELSNR, encoded by the coding sequence ATGATTAATTTACTAAAACAAACAGCCGAAAAAAACGGTGATAATTTGCAAGTAGTTCCAATCAGATGCTTGCAGGATCTCAAGGATGAAATAACATCTTTTAAGGAAAATAATGAACTGAACGATTTTCAAAAATGGATTGTCACGGGACTATATACTCTTGCGGTGCCGGAAATGGATTTTGAGGCAAAGTCCATTATCATTATTGCAGTCCCCCATCCGGCATATGCTAAAGTTGAGTTCACCAGACACGGGAAACAGTACCAATTGATTTGTCCTGTTGTATCGGATCTTGATGCGACCAAAGAATACATATCGGACTTAATTGTCTCTAAGGGATATCACGTACAGGTGGCTCCAACACTTCCATTAAAGAGATTGGCAGCAAAAACAGGGTTGGGAGTCTATGGTAAAAACAATATCTGTTATACCGATAAAATGGGTAGCTTTTTTTCATTTATTGCATTTTTTTCCGATATCGAATGTCATACCTATGATTGGAATGATATAAAGCCTAATGAAATGTGTAGTGATTGCAATATCTGCTATAATGAATGTCCAACAGGCGCTATCAGACCGGATCGCTTTCTGATCGATAATCAAAAATGTTTATCTCTCTTTAATGAAGGTCCTGGAGATTTGCCTGAATGGATACCTCTATCAGCACATCATTGTATATACGACTGCTTAAAATGTCAGTTAAGCTGTCCGATGAATAAAGAAGCTTCACTTAATGTCGTTGATTCAATCAAGTTCAGTGAAGAGGAAACTGCAATGATACTTACCTGTGACTCATATGAAAATCTTCCTCTTACTATAAAGCAAAAGGCTAAAATACTAGGTATAAACCAATGGTTTGCTGCTATCCCAAGAAATCTCAATCTGTTATTTGAACTAAGCAATCGGTAA
- the loaP gene encoding antiterminator LoaP: MRWYVIFVETGYEEQVCKYINKAITDVFEDVNFNLLVPKRKIYERKQGIRREVVKMMFPGYVLVETDNILDFYLRLKGSPRVIKVLRNKEVFSEITNDEIKQILFLVNENGLIDISEAFIVNDKVQIINGPLYGNEGIIKRIDKRKGRAKVELSINYNSLLIDLGINLLQKYEGLGST, from the coding sequence ATGCGCTGGTATGTTATATTCGTGGAAACTGGATATGAAGAGCAGGTCTGTAAATATATAAATAAGGCTATAACAGATGTATTTGAAGATGTGAACTTCAATCTGCTTGTGCCAAAAAGGAAGATCTATGAGAGAAAACAAGGTATCCGGCGGGAAGTAGTCAAGATGATGTTCCCTGGGTATGTCCTTGTAGAAACTGACAATATACTTGATTTTTACTTAAGATTAAAGGGAAGCCCGAGAGTAATAAAAGTTCTTAGAAATAAAGAAGTTTTTTCTGAAATAACAAATGATGAAATTAAGCAGATATTATTTTTAGTCAATGAGAATGGACTGATTGATATTTCGGAAGCTTTTATCGTAAATGATAAGGTGCAAATAATAAACGGGCCCCTTTATGGTAATGAAGGTATCATTAAAAGAATTGACAAAAGAAAAGGGAGAGCCAAAGTTGAGCTTTCAATCAATTATAACAGTCTTCTGATAGACCTGGGAATTAATTTGTTGCAGAAGTATGAAGGCTTAGGGTCTACCTAG